One Natrinema halophilum genomic window carries:
- the coaBC gene encoding bifunctional phosphopantothenoylcysteine decarboxylase/phosphopantothenate--cysteine ligase CoaBC: protein MLEGVNVALGVTGSIAAVKTVELAHELRRHGATVRGVMTDSARGIIHPWAVEFATENDVVTEITGNVEHVDLCGYDGWADVFLVAPATANTVGKIAGAVDDTPVTTCATTALGAGTPVVIAPAMHEPMYDHPGVLEAIDTVSEWGVDFVDPRIEEGKAKIASEEAIVCDVARAAGDRPLEDEHIVITAGATSESIDPVRILTNRSSGKMGRAVAKACYVRGADVTLVQDGSDVPYAAVRTVESAEEMLAATKDACDDADTLVSAAAIGDYTVESSDEKIRSGRDLTLELESTPKLIDRIRDEYPDLPIVGFKTETSGDEAAMIEKARTTLERTDLVFVVANDASVMGAESTTALLVHANDAARYEGTKAGLGGEIADSIAAVVAAD, encoded by the coding sequence ATGCTCGAGGGAGTCAACGTCGCGCTCGGGGTAACGGGGTCGATCGCGGCCGTCAAGACGGTCGAACTGGCCCACGAGTTACGTCGGCACGGAGCCACGGTTCGCGGTGTGATGACCGACAGTGCTCGGGGAATTATCCACCCGTGGGCCGTCGAATTCGCCACCGAGAACGACGTCGTCACCGAGATCACCGGCAACGTCGAACACGTCGATCTCTGTGGCTACGACGGGTGGGCCGACGTCTTTCTCGTCGCGCCCGCGACGGCGAACACCGTCGGAAAGATCGCCGGAGCTGTCGACGACACGCCCGTGACGACGTGTGCCACGACCGCGCTCGGCGCCGGAACGCCGGTGGTGATCGCGCCTGCGATGCACGAACCGATGTACGATCATCCGGGTGTCCTCGAGGCGATCGACACCGTCTCCGAGTGGGGCGTCGACTTCGTCGACCCGCGTATCGAGGAGGGCAAAGCCAAGATCGCGAGCGAGGAAGCGATCGTCTGTGACGTGGCCCGGGCGGCCGGCGATCGGCCGCTCGAAGACGAGCACATCGTGATCACCGCCGGTGCGACCAGCGAGTCGATCGATCCGGTCCGCATCCTCACGAATCGCTCGTCGGGCAAGATGGGGCGAGCCGTCGCGAAAGCATGTTACGTCCGCGGTGCTGACGTGACGCTCGTTCAGGACGGTTCCGACGTGCCGTACGCTGCGGTCCGTACAGTCGAGAGCGCAGAAGAGATGCTCGCGGCGACGAAGGACGCCTGCGATGACGCGGATACGCTAGTCTCGGCGGCCGCTATCGGCGATTACACCGTCGAATCGAGCGACGAAAAGATCCGCTCTGGCCGCGATCTGACGCTCGAACTCGAGTCGACGCCAAAGCTCATCGACCGGATCCGCGACGAGTATCCCGATCTGCCGATCGTCGGTTTCAAGACCGAAACTTCCGGCGACGAGGCGGCGATGATCGAGAAAGCCAGGACGACCCTCGAACGGACCGACCTCGTTTTCGTCGTCGCCAACGACGCGAGCGTGATGGGTGCGGAGTCGACGACTGCGTTGCTCGTCCACGCAAACGACGCGGCCCGATACGAAGGGACGAAGGCGGGACTCGGTGGCGAAATCGCCGACTCAATTGCGGCAGTAGTGGCCGCGGATTAG
- the trkA gene encoding Trk system potassium transporter TrkA: MRVIVVGAGQVGSNIAEGLAEKHNVVVVDTDPVKVESITYSHDVLALEGDGTSIETLTEAGIENADLVIASTNSDETNIVVCGVAKAIGTPFTIARVKKTNLLQTWERSAGAFGVDFMVCTDLQTAETIVRIAGLPGAHDVDTFAGGLVRMAEFEVEMESPIAGETVAEADRYESLTFAALLRGDEVIVPTGDAVIEVGDAVVVIGSEESVRAFAASLTPELSLEDVDEVVIVGGGEIGYQTARLFEEEKGVDVRLIERDPKRARKLAEMLPETLVLRSDATDIDFLVREHVDESDLVVAALESDEKNLLVSLLAGRLGVSRTIGVVEAGEYVDLFETVGIDVGVNPRLVTAEEITRFTREQETENVAMLESDRAEVLEIEVNRDSVLFESRIDDAMTELPTGIVIGAITRDDELITPRGETVVERGDHVVLFVDTEVLDEATSAL; the protein is encoded by the coding sequence GTGCGCGTGATCGTCGTCGGTGCTGGACAAGTCGGCTCGAACATCGCCGAGGGCCTCGCCGAAAAACACAACGTCGTCGTCGTCGATACCGATCCTGTCAAGGTCGAGTCGATCACGTACTCCCACGACGTGCTGGCGCTGGAAGGCGACGGGACGTCGATCGAAACGCTCACCGAAGCCGGTATCGAGAACGCGGATCTGGTCATCGCGAGTACCAACAGCGACGAGACGAATATCGTCGTCTGCGGTGTGGCAAAAGCCATCGGTACACCGTTTACGATCGCCCGAGTCAAGAAGACGAATCTCCTGCAGACCTGGGAACGTTCGGCGGGTGCGTTCGGCGTCGATTTCATGGTCTGTACGGATCTCCAGACTGCTGAAACGATCGTCCGCATCGCCGGCCTGCCCGGCGCACACGACGTCGATACCTTCGCCGGCGGACTCGTTCGGATGGCCGAGTTCGAGGTCGAGATGGAGAGCCCTATCGCCGGCGAAACAGTCGCAGAAGCCGATCGATACGAATCGTTGACCTTCGCCGCCCTCTTGCGCGGTGACGAGGTCATCGTGCCGACTGGCGACGCGGTCATCGAGGTCGGTGACGCCGTCGTCGTGATCGGCTCCGAGGAGAGCGTCCGCGCGTTCGCGGCCTCACTGACGCCCGAACTGTCCCTCGAAGACGTCGACGAGGTCGTCATCGTCGGTGGCGGCGAAATCGGCTACCAGACGGCCCGGCTCTTCGAGGAAGAGAAGGGCGTCGATGTGCGTCTCATCGAACGTGACCCCAAGCGGGCGCGCAAACTGGCCGAGATGCTACCGGAGACGCTTGTTTTGCGAAGCGATGCGACTGACATCGACTTTCTCGTTCGAGAGCACGTCGATGAATCCGACCTCGTCGTCGCCGCCCTCGAGAGCGACGAGAAGAATCTGCTCGTCTCTCTGCTGGCCGGGCGACTCGGTGTCAGTCGCACCATCGGTGTCGTCGAAGCGGGTGAGTACGTCGACCTCTTCGAAACGGTCGGAATCGACGTCGGAGTGAATCCGCGACTCGTCACTGCCGAAGAGATCACTCGCTTCACCCGCGAGCAAGAGACCGAAAACGTCGCCATGCTCGAGTCGGACCGCGCGGAGGTCCTCGAAATCGAGGTCAACCGTGACAGTGTACTGTTCGAAAGTCGGATCGACGATGCGATGACAGAACTCCCGACCGGAATCGTCATCGGGGCGATCACCCGTGACGATGAACTGATCACTCCGCGGGGCGAAACCGTCGTCGAGCGCGGGGACCACGTGGTCCTCTTCGTCGATACCGAGGTGTTAGACGAGGCCACCTCGGCGCTGTAA
- a CDS encoding FKBP-type peptidyl-prolyl cis-trans isomerase, with protein MIGPSQIVIVHLTGRLVDGPESGEVFETTDVDVALEEGVYHDHRDFKPLEFRVGEGHVLPGIDEAIQDMAEGETKTFVLEPEAAYGTVDENAIVTVPRDEIEARSDTIAEVDELVQSQSGAVGWITDVSEDSVTIDFNHELAGERIEFELKVLETHAVTTGHEVDPADGVGTT; from the coding sequence ATGATCGGACCAAGCCAGATCGTAATCGTTCACCTGACCGGTCGTCTGGTTGACGGCCCGGAATCGGGAGAGGTGTTCGAGACGACCGACGTCGACGTCGCACTTGAAGAAGGTGTCTATCATGATCACCGCGATTTCAAGCCCCTCGAGTTCCGCGTTGGGGAGGGCCACGTCCTCCCGGGAATCGACGAGGCTATTCAGGACATGGCTGAGGGCGAAACGAAAACGTTCGTCCTCGAACCCGAAGCGGCCTACGGAACCGTTGACGAAAACGCAATCGTAACGGTCCCTCGAGACGAGATCGAGGCTCGTAGCGATACGATCGCCGAGGTCGACGAACTTGTCCAGAGTCAGTCCGGTGCCGTCGGCTGGATAACCGACGTTTCCGAGGACTCGGTGACGATCGACTTCAATCACGAACTCGCCGGTGAACGCATCGAATTCGAACTCAAGGTCCTGGAAACACACGCCGTCACTACAGGCCACGAGGTGGATCCAGCTGACGGCGTCGGGACCACCTGA
- a CDS encoding DUF7344 domain-containing protein, translated as MTGVAQRHRPDDDRAVDSPDADDADDDSDTDDSLSKGEVFEVLRNQRRRYVLQFLKQDARPVELGDLAQQIAAWEYETTLEDVTPEQRKRVYTTLQQTHLPKMDSVGILSFDSDRGVIESTERTRDISVYLEIVPGREFAWRELYLSLGAISCALVAALWLNIYPLTYLSNLSWAAIMAATFTLTAVIHIYYERNMRLGHGNQPPELNYSIEE; from the coding sequence GTGACCGGCGTGGCGCAACGACACCGACCCGATGATGATCGCGCCGTCGACAGTCCCGATGCAGACGACGCCGATGACGACTCGGACACCGACGATTCCCTTTCGAAGGGAGAAGTATTCGAAGTGCTGCGAAACCAGCGGCGTCGGTACGTTCTTCAGTTTCTCAAACAGGACGCCCGGCCGGTCGAACTTGGCGATCTGGCCCAACAGATAGCCGCCTGGGAGTACGAGACGACCCTCGAGGACGTCACTCCGGAGCAACGAAAGCGAGTCTATACGACGCTTCAGCAGACGCATCTTCCGAAAATGGATTCGGTTGGCATCCTCAGCTTCGACTCGGATCGGGGCGTCATCGAGTCGACCGAGCGGACGCGAGACATCAGCGTCTATCTCGAGATTGTCCCCGGTCGGGAGTTCGCGTGGCGGGAGCTCTACCTCTCGCTCGGTGCGATCAGCTGCGCGCTGGTCGCCGCGCTGTGGCTGAATATCTATCCGTTGACGTATCTTTCGAATCTCAGTTGGGCGGCAATCATGGCGGCGACGTTTACGCTCACCGCCGTCATCCATATCTACTACGAGCGAAACATGCGTCTCGGCCACGGTAATCAGCCACCAGAACTCAACTACAGCATCGAGGAGTGA
- a CDS encoding plastocyanin/azurin family copper-binding protein, with translation MNERRTFLRSVGIVAIGASLAGCFGGQNDDQQDDTDNTNGGSDESPGSGGTEIDVGPEGRLRFDPEEVEIETGDTVTWIARSEGHNVTSHPDASPKCKNPDGSDPFTSYDGDDHFAIMDVDETFEHEFTVPGEYVYVCTPHEGQGMVGTVIVSE, from the coding sequence ATGAACGAACGACGTACGTTCCTTCGGTCGGTCGGCATTGTCGCGATCGGAGCAAGCCTCGCCGGTTGTTTTGGGGGACAGAACGACGACCAGCAGGATGACACAGACAATACTAACGGCGGTTCCGATGAGTCTCCCGGCAGCGGTGGTACGGAAATCGATGTCGGTCCGGAGGGCCGACTTCGGTTCGACCCCGAGGAAGTAGAAATCGAGACGGGCGATACGGTCACGTGGATCGCACGGAGTGAGGGTCACAACGTTACGAGCCACCCAGACGCATCACCGAAGTGCAAAAATCCGGACGGTTCAGACCCCTTCACGTCGTACGATGGCGACGATCACTTTGCCATCATGGACGTCGACGAGACCTTCGAACACGAATTTACCGTCCCAGGTGAGTACGTCTACGTCTGTACTCCTCACGAAGGGCAAGGTATGGTCGGGACGGTGATCGTTTCCGAATAA
- a CDS encoding IucA/IucC family protein gives MKGTIQRNRDRDTFETAAERNALGAATRYARTHDLATPAEATYLEALAGARRDICHRFVCGILRGDPDGLPASQPIVLEPPPTAIPSEPEPLSALESEQLQSIVDPVSEGCRRLALVPFPASRNVLIAEIAARHGYDRFRLVGPVRRWSADDPSATLVERDVHPVDLVPVLECEEAFSDGEQAERIRAEVAESVVNLALARLAAAAQDPDTDGADESNESPLELVVNGVPAADSAAAFERIVTDGHPFHPSGKIRRGMGPAEGLAYASEFTDRIDLRFVAIDRAYALETSSMDGDRMTDRLYRTFEGLENALERALPESCDPAEYAVVPVHPLQYHRTIPARFADQRADGRVIPIPEYARPATPQLNLRTVVPFDTEGTADGPLPRCKLAIGVQTTNVVRTLSPHAVTNGPQVTDVVRAIERRESLETLGVVAEPAATCYDRPGGLHQGGDAFDDARHLSGLLRTSPSAHPLVTDDTVPVVAASLVADSPATGQPLVCDLIERYGAKTDAASPTDAALAFVDRYAGVVVPEQLLLLCRYGLALESHLQNSLVVFERATGRPTATLVRDLGGIRVHRGRLADHGLSLDPYPDSDLDADSEADCYRKLYYALFQNHLAELVATIGHELAVDERACWARIRGHCERAFDRLRAEGADPIDRVRRDERALFAEPATHKALTAMRLQGKRHEYVTSDVSNPLSSDGRQRIDSPEGE, from the coding sequence ATGAAGGGGACGATCCAGCGAAACCGCGATCGCGATACCTTCGAAACGGCGGCGGAACGGAACGCACTCGGCGCTGCGACCCGGTACGCTCGAACCCACGATCTCGCGACGCCGGCCGAGGCCACCTACCTCGAGGCGCTCGCCGGCGCCCGTAGAGATATTTGCCACCGGTTCGTCTGCGGCATCCTCCGCGGCGACCCGGACGGACTCCCGGCCTCGCAACCCATCGTTCTCGAACCGCCGCCGACGGCCATCCCGTCCGAACCCGAACCGCTCTCGGCGCTCGAGTCGGAGCAGTTGCAGTCGATCGTCGACCCAGTCTCCGAAGGGTGTCGCCGGCTCGCACTCGTTCCGTTTCCCGCTTCGAGGAACGTCCTGATCGCGGAGATCGCAGCGAGACACGGATACGATCGATTCCGACTGGTTGGACCGGTGCGTCGGTGGTCGGCGGACGATCCGTCGGCTACCCTCGTCGAAAGAGACGTCCATCCGGTCGATCTCGTTCCCGTTCTCGAGTGCGAAGAGGCGTTCAGCGACGGCGAACAGGCCGAACGGATTCGAGCGGAGGTCGCCGAGAGCGTCGTCAATCTCGCGCTCGCACGGCTCGCTGCGGCCGCCCAGGACCCAGATACAGATGGGGCCGACGAATCGAACGAGTCGCCCCTGGAGTTGGTCGTAAACGGTGTTCCGGCCGCCGATTCAGCCGCCGCCTTCGAGCGGATCGTCACCGACGGCCATCCCTTTCACCCGAGCGGCAAGATCCGGCGCGGAATGGGCCCCGCCGAGGGACTCGCGTACGCATCTGAATTCACCGACCGGATCGACCTCCGCTTCGTCGCGATCGACCGGGCGTACGCCCTCGAGACGAGCTCGATGGACGGTGACCGCATGACCGATCGACTGTACCGAACGTTCGAGGGCCTCGAGAATGCACTCGAGCGGGCGCTTCCCGAGAGCTGCGATCCCGCCGAGTACGCCGTCGTTCCCGTTCACCCGCTACAGTACCATCGCACGATTCCGGCCCGATTCGCTGACCAGCGCGCCGACGGCCGTGTCATCCCCATTCCGGAGTACGCACGGCCGGCGACGCCACAGCTCAACCTTCGGACCGTCGTTCCGTTCGACACCGAAGGCACCGCTGATGGACCGCTACCGCGTTGCAAGCTCGCGATCGGGGTTCAGACGACGAACGTCGTCCGTACGTTGTCGCCACACGCCGTGACGAACGGGCCACAGGTGACCGACGTCGTGAGAGCGATCGAGAGGCGGGAATCACTCGAGACGCTGGGGGTGGTGGCCGAGCCCGCTGCGACGTGTTACGATCGACCAGGCGGTCTCCACCAGGGCGGTGATGCGTTCGACGACGCCCGTCATCTCTCGGGATTACTCCGGACGTCACCGTCCGCCCACCCGCTCGTTACGGACGACACCGTGCCGGTCGTTGCCGCAAGCCTCGTCGCCGACTCGCCGGCTACCGGGCAACCGCTCGTCTGCGATCTGATCGAGCGATACGGGGCAAAAACTGACGCGGCGAGCCCCACAGATGCGGCGCTCGCGTTCGTCGATCGCTACGCGGGTGTCGTCGTCCCCGAACAGCTCCTGTTGCTCTGTCGGTACGGCCTCGCCCTCGAGAGTCACCTCCAGAACAGTCTGGTCGTCTTCGAGAGAGCGACCGGGCGACCCACTGCGACCCTCGTTCGCGATCTCGGTGGCATACGGGTCCATCGCGGCCGACTGGCCGATCACGGTCTCTCGCTCGATCCGTATCCGGATTCCGACCTGGACGCCGACAGCGAGGCGGATTGTTACCGAAAGCTGTACTATGCACTCTTCCAGAACCATCTCGCGGAACTCGTCGCGACGATCGGACACGAACTGGCCGTCGACGAGCGGGCTTGCTGGGCGCGAATTCGCGGTCACTGCGAGCGTGCGTTCGACCGACTCCGAGCCGAGGGAGCTGATCCGATAGACCGGGTCCGACGGGACGAGCGCGCACTGTTCGCGGAGCCGGCGACACACAAAGCGTTGACCGCGATGCGACTGCAGGGCAAGCGTCACGAGTACGTGACGAGCGATGTGTCGAACCCGCTCTCGTCGGACGGACGGCAGCGGATCGATTCGCCGGAGGGGGAATAA
- a CDS encoding SRPBCC family protein, with product MDRILLSTLAHRSPEEVFPYVRSFADYPRYTDHLRDVRVNGDGTVGSVYDLELAWWKLSYTARSKVIEVSAPESLEWQLVTDIDARGEWRVKPEPESAPPTEETASRIYFEAVYDPHSADKNAVSLPRFVSLDWVVQKVEPKLLSEAERVVERLVADIEGRRRDVELTVHEMP from the coding sequence GTGGACAGAATTCTTCTCAGCACGCTCGCCCATCGGTCGCCCGAGGAGGTCTTTCCGTACGTGCGGTCTTTTGCCGACTATCCGAGATACACGGACCACCTGAGAGACGTTCGAGTCAACGGCGACGGGACCGTCGGCTCGGTCTATGACCTCGAGCTGGCGTGGTGGAAACTCAGTTACACCGCTCGCTCGAAGGTGATCGAAGTTTCCGCTCCCGAGTCGCTCGAATGGCAGCTAGTCACGGACATCGACGCCCGCGGGGAGTGGCGCGTAAAACCGGAACCGGAGTCTGCACCGCCGACCGAAGAGACGGCGAGTCGGATCTACTTCGAGGCGGTCTACGATCCCCATTCGGCGGACAAAAACGCGGTTTCGCTACCGCGGTTCGTCTCGCTGGACTGGGTCGTACAGAAAGTCGAGCCGAAACTGCTCTCCGAAGCCGAGCGTGTCGTCGAGCGGCTGGTCGCGGACATCGAAGGCCGGCGACGCGATGTCGAGTTGACGGTTCACGAAATGCCGTGA
- a CDS encoding NAD(P)/FAD-dependent oxidoreductase yields the protein MYDVCIVGGGVSGLAASIFTARAGLDTLVIDGGESILARNASLENYPGFPDGVDARQYLRLSREQAENAGAAFELGRVTSIEPVTERDLDDGFVLETKGGEPLEARRVVAASWSDSDYLVPLDVGRIQRGSKHFVSVDQGGRTAVDGIYAAGRLADEPHQAIVAAGHGAKVGLAVIHDSDANFYHDWVAPEGYFTGRGREVPPCCEEIDDAERRERDERARKRLLEAFDEPLDEEPTMHPSVEGD from the coding sequence ATGTACGACGTCTGTATCGTCGGCGGGGGCGTCTCCGGCCTCGCCGCGTCGATCTTCACCGCTCGTGCGGGCCTTGACACCCTCGTCATCGATGGCGGGGAGTCCATTCTCGCGCGAAACGCAAGCCTCGAGAACTACCCCGGATTCCCCGACGGTGTCGACGCCCGCCAGTATCTGCGTCTCAGCCGCGAACAGGCCGAAAATGCCGGCGCCGCGTTCGAACTCGGTCGGGTGACGAGTATCGAGCCGGTTACCGAGCGCGACCTCGACGATGGCTTCGTCCTCGAGACAAAAGGGGGCGAACCGCTCGAGGCGCGACGCGTCGTCGCGGCCTCGTGGTCCGATAGCGACTACCTCGTCCCGCTCGATGTGGGCCGTATCCAACGCGGGAGCAAACACTTCGTCTCGGTCGACCAGGGCGGGCGAACGGCCGTCGACGGCATCTACGCGGCGGGCCGGCTCGCGGACGAACCCCACCAGGCGATTGTCGCGGCCGGACACGGCGCCAAAGTCGGGCTCGCGGTGATCCACGACTCGGACGCCAATTTCTATCACGACTGGGTCGCACCCGAAGGCTACTTCACGGGCCGCGGCCGCGAAGTTCCGCCGTGTTGCGAGGAAATAGACGACGCTGAACGCCGAGAACGCGACGAGCGGGCACGAAAGCGACTGCTCGAGGCCTTCGACGAACCGCTCGACGAGGAGCCGACGATGCACCCGAGCGTGGAGGGGGACTGA
- a CDS encoding competence/damage-inducible protein A, whose protein sequence is MEVAILTVGDEVLAGDIANTNAQWLASRLTDRGATVGRILTVPDDRGLIETRIRTWTDAFDAAIVTGGLGGTHDDVTVDAIADAFDRDLAVYESVRRDVIETVAEYRDANPETVAAHELDIDVNEWAALPAGSRPLLNPDGLCPGCVLENVYAFPGVPGEMRALFDGIAEEFSGDAVARTVYTPQPEGSMVEAVNGVRERFDVTVGSYPDKKARNRLKVTGTDPAVVDAAVTWLSDRIAIAPDE, encoded by the coding sequence ATGGAGGTCGCCATTCTTACCGTCGGCGACGAAGTGCTCGCGGGGGACATCGCGAACACGAACGCACAGTGGCTTGCGAGTCGACTGACCGACCGCGGCGCCACCGTCGGTCGTATTCTCACCGTCCCGGACGATCGGGGGCTCATCGAGACGAGGATCCGAACGTGGACGGACGCCTTCGACGCTGCGATCGTCACCGGCGGGCTGGGTGGGACACACGACGACGTCACCGTCGACGCAATCGCGGACGCATTCGATCGTGACCTTGCGGTCTACGAATCAGTCCGAAGGGACGTCATCGAAACCGTCGCGGAGTACCGTGATGCGAACCCCGAAACGGTCGCGGCTCACGAACTCGACATCGACGTCAACGAGTGGGCAGCGCTGCCCGCCGGCAGTCGGCCGCTCCTGAATCCAGACGGGCTCTGTCCGGGCTGCGTCCTCGAGAACGTCTACGCGTTCCCGGGTGTTCCGGGAGAGATGCGGGCCCTGTTCGACGGAATCGCCGAGGAATTTAGCGGCGACGCCGTCGCCCGAACGGTGTACACGCCACAGCCGGAGGGATCGATGGTCGAGGCGGTCAACGGCGTCCGCGAACGATTCGACGTGACCGTCGGCAGTTATCCGGACAAGAAGGCGCGAAACCGCCTCAAAGTGACCGGAACGGACCCAGCGGTCGTCGATGCGGCCGTCACGTGGCTCTCCGATCGGATCGCAATAGCGCCGGACGAGTGA
- a CDS encoding helix-turn-helix domain-containing protein, with product MRELTFTLEYEDGVDPLMDTFIENPTLSSESIASCVRRDRLWSLERFFGSSSALDSVERIRLDDETPREEMTKSNCGAVRQHNILERSPTTLALYSVVKRLHTCDSVMAVAARHLDLGGIFQSHRRGNCFKWRMLMPTDENVDVFHEQVETNLDEGIQFTLGRLCEAEQLNYDSLATVSMPQEQRNTIRAAIQHGYYETPREITVSELAEVLDVPQSTVSYRLRQAEAQLAKGYLQRSDEEFRTQVSHHT from the coding sequence ATGCGTGAGCTGACTTTTACGCTCGAGTACGAAGACGGGGTCGATCCCCTGATGGACACGTTTATCGAGAATCCGACGCTTTCGTCGGAGTCCATCGCCAGTTGTGTCCGCCGGGATCGGTTGTGGTCTCTCGAGCGGTTCTTTGGGTCCTCGTCAGCACTCGATAGCGTCGAACGCATCCGGTTGGACGACGAAACACCGAGAGAAGAGATGACGAAGTCGAACTGCGGAGCTGTTCGCCAGCACAACATACTCGAGCGATCGCCGACGACGCTCGCGCTCTATTCGGTTGTCAAACGGCTCCATACCTGCGATTCTGTGATGGCGGTTGCGGCCCGTCACCTCGATCTCGGTGGCATATTCCAGTCACATCGACGTGGCAACTGTTTCAAGTGGCGCATGCTCATGCCGACCGACGAGAACGTCGACGTGTTCCACGAACAAGTCGAAACGAACCTCGACGAAGGGATTCAATTCACCCTCGGTCGCCTCTGTGAAGCCGAACAATTGAACTACGATTCGTTAGCAACGGTTTCGATGCCCCAAGAACAGCGGAATACGATCAGGGCCGCCATCCAACACGGATACTACGAAACGCCACGAGAAATCACGGTCAGTGAACTCGCGGAAGTCCTCGACGTTCCGCAGTCGACGGTATCCTATCGTCTCCGCCAGGCCGAAGCACAACTCGCCAAGGGATACCTGCAACGGTCTGACGAGGAGTTCCGTACGCAAGTTAGCCATCACACGTGA
- a CDS encoding sulfite oxidase, whose product MSGQQPDGRHGSDRGTLRDRFIERRRFLMATGSLAGVGVLAGCGANSDDTGNGNGTGDGNGNGNGDGTDDGDTEPSLEDRYPGLRILSPEPENGEAAARATYADYITPREEHYIRNHYPTPDIDESEWTVSLTGLVDSEIDLSMEEIKHSYSTESVTHTMQCAGNGRSYFDPQVGGNQWSFGAVGNTVWTGTPVSDILEEYGAETSDGYFLTVMGGEHPEGEDVFCRSIPMEKVMDDTLLAYNMNGSPVSPDHGFPVRLLVPGWFGCNNVKWLNRMHVMESMVIGNEWEEEGAPENGQRTYTHWQQYSYRILPEEDSGAEHYEDIPVYDTREQMEQTDAIKNAYMYDQLEKSLIGYPGDGQTVSQSPAGTVEVIGVAWAGDDAVQTVEVSTDGGDSWGEAEFFGPVDGASGWRQFRYIWENPSSGDHTLVSRATDERRYTQPAAISGKDEQLRSIADDKYPWNQKGYGNNAYMPHAVSCTIEE is encoded by the coding sequence ATGTCTGGCCAACAACCGGACGGTAGACACGGTTCTGACAGAGGGACACTGCGCGATCGGTTCATCGAACGACGCCGATTCCTGATGGCAACGGGATCGCTGGCCGGAGTCGGCGTTCTCGCTGGCTGCGGAGCGAATTCCGACGACACCGGCAATGGAAACGGCACCGGCGACGGAAACGGAAATGGTAACGGAGACGGCACCGACGATGGTGACACGGAGCCGTCGCTCGAGGATCGGTATCCGGGGCTCCGAATTCTCTCGCCGGAACCGGAAAACGGGGAGGCCGCCGCCAGAGCGACGTACGCGGATTACATCACCCCGCGTGAAGAACACTACATCAGAAATCACTACCCGACTCCCGACATCGACGAGTCCGAGTGGACCGTTTCGTTGACCGGCCTCGTCGACAGCGAAATCGACCTCTCGATGGAGGAAATAAAACACTCGTACAGCACGGAGTCGGTTACCCACACGATGCAGTGTGCCGGCAACGGGCGATCGTACTTCGACCCGCAAGTCGGGGGGAATCAGTGGAGTTTCGGTGCAGTCGGAAACACCGTCTGGACGGGAACTCCGGTCTCCGATATCTTAGAGGAGTACGGGGCAGAGACGAGCGATGGGTACTTCCTCACCGTGATGGGTGGCGAACATCCGGAGGGGGAAGACGTGTTCTGTCGGTCGATTCCGATGGAGAAAGTCATGGACGACACCCTGTTGGCGTATAACATGAACGGCTCGCCGGTGTCTCCCGATCACGGATTCCCGGTGCGGTTGCTCGTGCCCGGTTGGTTCGGTTGTAACAACGTCAAGTGGCTCAATCGGATGCACGTCATGGAGTCGATGGTCATCGGTAACGAGTGGGAAGAAGAAGGTGCGCCAGAAAACGGACAGCGGACGTACACGCACTGGCAGCAGTACTCCTATCGAATCTTGCCCGAAGAGGATTCGGGTGCAGAACACTACGAGGACATTCCGGTTTACGACACGCGCGAACAGATGGAACAGACCGACGCGATCAAAAACGCCTACATGTACGATCAGTTAGAAAAATCGCTGATCGGATATCCGGGAGATGGACAGACAGTATCCCAGTCGCCTGCTGGAACGGTTGAAGTCATCGGCGTCGCGTGGGCCGGAGACGACGCTGTCCAGACAGTCGAGGTATCCACGGACGGTGGCGACTCGTGGGGCGAAGCCGAGTTCTTCGGTCCGGTCGACGGCGCTTCCGGCTGGCGGCAGTTCCGCTACATCTGGGAGAATCCGTCTTCGGGCGACCACACGCTCGTCTCGCGAGCCACCGACGAACGCAGATACACCCAGCCTGCGGCGATATCCGGCAAAGACGAACAACTCCGCTCTATCGCGGACGACAAGTATCCGTGGAATCAGAAGGGGTACGGGAACAATGCCTACATGCCCCATGCTGTTTCCTGCACCATCGAGGAGTGA